The sequence TTGAAAACTTTTTCTTTCAATCCACTGGCGACGCGATTCTTGGCGATGTCGTAAAGCGCCGTCCTGAGCGCGGCGTTTGCGCCCGGTCGAATCTGGGTGGTGATGAGCAAGGTGACCAGAGAAACAATCAAGGCGATAACGCCGACCGGCAAAAGAATTTGGACGGGGCTGATCCCGGAGGCCTTGAGCGCGAGAATCTCATGATCGGTCGACAGCCTGCCGAGTCCCAAGAATATTCCGAGCAACAGCGCCATCGGCACCGTCATTTCGAGGAACGTGGGGAGAACCAACGCGAACAACTTGCCGATTTCGAGAATGGGAACCCCGCGGTTGACCACCAACTCAACAAGCTTAAGAATGCGCCCGACCAAGAGAATGAGCGTGAAAGCCATGAGTCCGAAAAGAAAGGGAGGAAGCACTTCTGAGGCGAGATAAGTAGTCAGTGTCCGCTTCACGATGTAAACATGTTATCTGGTGCAATCTTTTTTGTAAAACGGCGCATGAGAAAGAATGGGAAATTATGGAGAAGCCGAAGCCGCTGGTTATTTTTGGTCTCAATCCGGTGCTGGAGAAGCTCAGAAGCTCGCCCGAGCAGGTATTTGAGCTCATGATCGTCAAGGGCCGCGAAAGCGCCCGTCTCAACTCCGTTATCGAAGAGGCTCGTCGCCATCATGTGCCGGTCGGTTACGTCGATGCGCACCGGCTTGATCTCCTCACCGAAGGCGGCTCTCATCAAGGTGTCGCGGCCAACACCGCTCCATATGGCTATCTTCCTTTTGCTCAACTGCTCCAGGCCTTAGCATCCGCCGCCCAGGGGCGGGTCTTGGTCCTCGATGGTTTAACCGATCCACGGAATTTTGGCGCTCTCTTGCGCTGTGCCGATGGTGCGGGCGTTTCTCATGTCGTGATCCCAAAGGATCGCGCGGTAGGTGTGACGCCGGCCGTGGTCAAAAGCTCGGCCGGAGCGGCTAACTACTTGAAAATTTATCGGGTTTCCAATTTGAGTCGTGCTCTTCAAGCTCTTAAAGAAGCCGGCTGTTGGATCGTGGGTCTCGATGCGGCGGCGCCGGAATCAATCTTCGAACGGCGCTATCCGGAAAAAGTGGCCGTGGTCCTGGGATCGGAAGGCACAGGCTTGCGTCCATTGATCCGCCGTGAGTGCGACTTTTTAGTTTCCATACCTATGCTCGGAAAAGTTTCTTCGTTAAACGTCGCCGTAGCCGGAGGAATATGTCTCTATGAACTGGCAAGGCAGCAAGGCCCCCTTCAAGCTGAGCACCGGTAAGTTTCCTGGGGGCCCTAAACAGGCAGAAAATTAGGGTAAAAAGGTAAAAAAGTGTTGACATCCAGTTGTGGAGGTGCTTTATATAATGGTTTACAATAGCTAGCCCGGGTAGCTGTCATCTGTCTAAGGGCCGTAGCCCATACATTCAAAACGGAACTTATTCACTTCTTTTTTTAAGGCCAGCAGGAGAGTTTCGCGTCGGCGCGCGGTATGGTTCGTTTCGAATTCAAAGCTGGCGTAGCTCAATGGCAGAGCAGCTGATTTGTAATCAGCAGGTTGTAGGTTCAAGTCCTATCGCCAGCTCCAGTGCAACAAGATTCGGCGGTAGCATTTGCGTTGACTCAAAAATCGTGAACGGTCGGATTCGTTTTCCAGACAGTGGAGGACCAGACAGTGGAGGAGAGGTTCCCGAGTGGCCAAAGGGAGCAGACTGTAAATCTGCCGCCGTAAGGCTTCGTAGGTTCGAATCCTGCCCTCTCCACCATCATGCGGGAATAGCTCAGTTGGTAGAGCGCGAGCCTTCCAAGCTCGGGGTCG comes from Candidatus Binatia bacterium and encodes:
- the rlmB gene encoding 23S rRNA (guanosine(2251)-2'-O)-methyltransferase RlmB, with protein sequence MEKPKPLVIFGLNPVLEKLRSSPEQVFELMIVKGRESARLNSVIEEARRHHVPVGYVDAHRLDLLTEGGSHQGVAANTAPYGYLPFAQLLQALASAAQGRVLVLDGLTDPRNFGALLRCADGAGVSHVVIPKDRAVGVTPAVVKSSAGAANYLKIYRVSNLSRALQALKEAGCWIVGLDAAAPESIFERRYPEKVAVVLGSEGTGLRPLIRRECDFLVSIPMLGKVSSLNVAVAGGICLYELARQQGPLQAEHR